Proteins found in one Vagococcus carniphilus genomic segment:
- a CDS encoding ASCH domain-containing protein translates to MIETYWKDFCQKNNLDLPIPEAWMFGDGTKEMGDELSALVLEGKKTATCSAHRLYEVRNEAIPKKGQYDIILNGDNEPVAIIQIESLELIKMDEVTPEFAAKEGEGDLSYDYWYRVHEEFFTNEFASLNLSFSTDEMLVCEIFQVIYQ, encoded by the coding sequence ATGATAGAGACTTATTGGAAAGATTTTTGTCAAAAAAATAACCTTGATTTACCCATCCCTGAAGCTTGGATGTTTGGAGACGGGACAAAAGAAATGGGAGATGAATTGAGCGCCTTAGTGTTAGAAGGGAAAAAAACGGCGACTTGCTCTGCTCACAGATTATATGAAGTAAGAAATGAAGCTATTCCTAAAAAAGGGCAATATGACATTATTTTAAATGGTGATAACGAACCTGTTGCAATTATTCAAATTGAATCTCTGGAACTAATTAAGATGGATGAAGTAACCCCAGAATTTGCTGCTAAAGAAGGAGAAGGAGATTTAAGTTATGACTATTGGTATAGAGTTCATGAAGAATTTTTTACCAATGAATTTGCTAGTCTTAACTTAAGTTTCTCAACTGATGAGATGCTTGTTTGTGAAATATTTCAGGTTATTTATCAATAA
- a CDS encoding ankyrin repeat domain-containing protein: MKKWLLLLGGSLLLVACSPKETEKPSNIVESSESILKKEQTETTESLEKRIEKMSFEKGSLIKAVENRDTHLVNQILQTEDYDINEVNDKKETPLLIATHNNQVEIAKSLIDSGADINQQDAIQDSPYLYAGAQGKTEILAYMMEKSTPNQKIVNRYGGNALIPAAEKGHLDNVKLLLTDKSVDINHQNDFGYTALIEAIALRDGSKVYQDIVSVLLENGADKTLKDSTGRDAEDYARELGYGNMLKMLQKAE, from the coding sequence ATGAAAAAATGGTTATTGCTACTTGGTGGGTCATTACTGTTAGTAGCTTGTAGTCCAAAGGAGACAGAAAAACCATCAAATATAGTTGAGTCTAGTGAATCTATTCTAAAAAAAGAACAGACAGAAACAACAGAAAGTTTGGAAAAAAGAATAGAAAAAATGTCTTTTGAAAAGGGTAGTTTAATAAAAGCGGTGGAGAATAGGGATACACATCTTGTTAATCAAATTTTACAAACTGAAGATTATGATATTAATGAAGTTAATGATAAAAAAGAAACTCCACTTCTTATCGCTACTCACAATAATCAAGTTGAAATAGCAAAATCACTAATTGATAGTGGTGCAGATATTAATCAACAAGATGCTATTCAAGATAGTCCTTATTTATATGCAGGAGCTCAAGGAAAAACAGAAATATTAGCTTATATGATGGAAAAAAGTACTCCAAATCAGAAAATAGTCAATCGATATGGTGGGAATGCATTAATTCCAGCCGCTGAAAAAGGTCATCTTGATAATGTTAAACTTTTATTAACGGATAAGTCTGTTGATATTAATCATCAAAATGATTTTGGCTATACAGCATTAATTGAGGCGATTGCTTTAAGAGATGGTTCTAAAGTTTACCAAGATATTGTTTCAGTTCTTTTGGAAAATGGAGCCGATAAGACTCTTAAAGATAGTACAGGAAGAGATGCAGAAGATTATGCAAGAGAATTAGGTTATGGAAATATGTTGAAAATGTTACAGAAAGCAGAATAA
- a CDS encoding InlB B-repeat-containing protein: MKNKTFLKTLLFSSVVLLAPTLSTSAEEVAAKPIDEKGIEAVQAKEEKVVDTAAKKKVAVLAEKADKKVEAPKEAGEKKEVAKKDETQPTQQEVKEEAPVVKEEASKDVVVKEDVVKDEVKKEEAKPEKVVETIKPEAKEVATEVTTPKQEVTQEVVAPKAEKVVETSKVEADGSVSLDVFKDQVFKDHVAKLYDKDGDGILSADEIARAKYVVIPKGAKDITGIKHLTSLEDLNIRNTNITKVDVNGMTTLKTISLGKNINLKTLDLRNAPNLISTWHPVDQEVVYISAGMVKYIGCPAVRDHTGNIVIDLKGFYTLDAKGNKVVDMTKVISPNLLSVFGQSKQPGFDKKTNILIIPAGDVKSEFVAGKDNYSKTSKWTFYTQLNQVDDVVVSFDSNGGTIVEGQTIENGGVAVSPKVPVKDGFVFADWFKDKELTVKWDFLTKITEDITLFAKWLPNGVTPDPEVKPDPEVKPDPEVKPDPEVKPDPEVKPDPEVKPDPEVKPDPEVKPTPEVKPTVKPATKVTQVKTTPKLTLTSTSNKVNNAQVKKASVVPTQLPKTGEDNSSTIVTIFVGSILATFGSIILRKKH, encoded by the coding sequence ATGAAAAATAAAACATTTTTAAAAACATTGTTATTTTCTTCAGTTGTTTTGTTGGCTCCAACACTTAGTACAAGTGCTGAGGAAGTTGCGGCAAAACCAATTGATGAAAAAGGAATTGAAGCGGTACAAGCCAAAGAGGAAAAAGTAGTTGATACGGCTGCTAAAAAGAAAGTAGCGGTATTAGCAGAAAAAGCTGATAAAAAAGTTGAAGCTCCTAAAGAAGCTGGTGAGAAAAAAGAGGTAGCAAAAAAAGATGAAACTCAACCAACTCAACAAGAGGTAAAAGAAGAAGCACCTGTTGTTAAAGAGGAAGCTTCAAAAGACGTTGTCGTTAAAGAAGATGTAGTTAAGGACGAAGTTAAAAAAGAAGAAGCAAAACCTGAAAAAGTAGTTGAGACAATAAAACCTGAAGCTAAGGAAGTAGCAACTGAAGTTACAACACCTAAGCAAGAAGTAACCCAAGAAGTTGTTGCACCTAAAGCAGAAAAAGTAGTAGAAACATCAAAAGTAGAAGCAGATGGATCTGTTAGTTTAGATGTATTTAAAGATCAAGTATTTAAAGATCATGTTGCTAAGCTTTATGATAAAGATGGGGATGGAATATTATCAGCTGATGAGATAGCTAGAGCAAAATATGTAGTTATTCCTAAAGGAGCAAAAGACATAACAGGAATTAAGCATCTTACAAGCTTAGAAGATTTAAATATTCGTAATACCAATATAACCAAAGTTGATGTTAACGGAATGACAACGTTAAAAACTATTTCTTTAGGGAAAAATATAAATTTAAAAACATTAGATTTAAGAAATGCTCCTAATCTAATATCTACTTGGCACCCAGTCGATCAAGAAGTTGTATATATTTCTGCTGGAATGGTAAAATATATTGGCTGTCCAGCTGTCAGAGATCATACAGGAAATATAGTTATTGATTTGAAAGGTTTTTATACTTTAGATGCTAAAGGGAATAAAGTCGTAGATATGACTAAAGTTATTTCACCTAATTTACTAAGTGTTTTTGGGCAGAGTAAACAACCAGGTTTTGATAAAAAGACAAACATTCTAATTATTCCAGCTGGGGATGTAAAATCAGAATTTGTTGCTGGAAAAGATAACTATAGTAAAACATCTAAATGGACATTTTATACACAACTAAATCAAGTAGATGATGTTGTTGTATCGTTTGATTCAAATGGAGGTACTATTGTTGAAGGGCAAACAATTGAAAATGGTGGAGTCGCTGTATCTCCTAAAGTTCCGGTTAAAGACGGTTTTGTCTTCGCAGATTGGTTTAAAGATAAAGAGTTAACAGTGAAATGGGATTTCTTAACTAAAATAACTGAAGATATTACTTTATTTGCTAAATGGTTACCAAATGGAGTGACACCAGATCCAGAGGTTAAGCCAGATCCAGAAGTGAAACCAGATCCAGAGGTTAAGCCAGATCCAGAGGTTAAGCCAGATCCAGAGGTTAAGCCAGATCCAGAAGTGAAGCCAGATCCAGAGGTTAAGCCAGATCCAGAAGTGAAGCCAACACCAGAGGTAAAACCAACTGTGAAGCCTGCAACTAAGGTAACACAAGTGAAAACAACACCTAAATTGACACTTACGTCTACATCTAATAAAGTAAATAATGCGCAAGTGAAAAAAGCATCTGTTGTTCCAACGCAATTACCTAAGACAGGTGAAGACAATAGTTCAACGATTGTTACTATTTTCGTTGGTAGTATCTTAGCAACATTTGGTTCAATCATTCTTAGAAAAAAACATTAA
- a CDS encoding DUF7309 domain-containing protein gives MNEALKKEWCRLFDLGIQIKKIKPWESIAEDKLFVLHLKKRNRPVVLHFMGNATNNIAIFIYQTRKAQKNLSNMLYGTVDVIDPLSFLPTLQEGIGMDFNNRDELSDEEYQLVKDLGYSFRGKKQWLSFTAYVSGFVPRALNLSEIKLLADCLEMILANENALKEMAKSDDNYCHLYDNKGHEMLPFDLYDENKGHPEVFKEKVLIKRLNKLPKQPVTLELSYIYTNHLIENKCVVPMILCSETKNQSIVFHDMIENPKLLEEKIVRYVTNMIKQVGRPERIVVRLEDVYLSLADLCQKLDIELVMSAKLPSFELAVNGMMDVIGMPHTLND, from the coding sequence ATGAATGAGGCATTGAAAAAAGAGTGGTGCCGACTATTTGATTTAGGTATACAAATAAAAAAAATTAAGCCTTGGGAATCAATTGCTGAAGATAAGTTATTTGTTTTACATTTGAAAAAGAGAAATAGACCCGTTGTTTTACACTTTATGGGAAACGCCACCAATAATATTGCTATCTTTATTTATCAAACAAGAAAAGCACAGAAAAATTTATCTAACATGTTATACGGAACAGTTGATGTGATTGATCCGTTGTCATTTTTACCAACCTTACAAGAAGGAATTGGCATGGATTTCAATAACCGAGATGAATTATCTGATGAAGAGTATCAATTGGTGAAGGATTTAGGGTACTCATTTAGAGGTAAGAAACAGTGGTTAAGTTTTACAGCTTATGTTTCAGGATTTGTACCAAGAGCATTGAATTTATCTGAAATAAAGTTACTGGCTGATTGCTTAGAGATGATTCTAGCTAATGAAAATGCCCTTAAAGAGATGGCTAAGTCAGATGATAATTATTGTCATTTATATGATAATAAGGGACATGAAATGTTACCATTTGATTTATACGATGAAAATAAAGGACATCCAGAAGTCTTTAAAGAGAAAGTTCTAATCAAGCGATTGAATAAGTTACCTAAGCAACCCGTTACTTTAGAGCTATCTTATATTTATACGAACCACTTAATTGAAAATAAATGTGTAGTTCCTATGATTCTTTGTTCTGAAACCAAAAATCAAAGTATTGTTTTTCATGATATGATTGAAAATCCAAAATTATTGGAAGAAAAAATAGTTAGATATGTAACGAATATGATAAAACAAGTTGGTAGACCAGAACGGATTGTGGTTCGTTTGGAAGATGTTTATCTATCACTAGCTGATTTATGTCAAAAGCTTGATATTGAACTAGTTATGTCAGCAAAACTACCATCATTTGAATTAGCTGTAAATGGCATGATGGATGTCATTGGTATGCCGCACACATTGAATGATTAA
- a CDS encoding DUF561 domain-containing protein, whose protein sequence is MNQITELLGIKYPIFQGAMAQISMSPLVSAVSNAGGLGIIATGSMSVDKLREEILKTQQLTDKPFAVNLMLMMANCEEIVDLVIELGVKIVTTGAGTPKRFMPKLKEAGIIVIPVVPSVKLAKKMEELGVDALVVEGTEAGGHIGEVATLPLVTSVVQSVSIPVVAAGGFSDGRGLAAAFALGASGIQMGTAFLASKECPIPDSYKEKIVSSVETDTVVTGRSQGAPVRSILNKMTLKYIEMEKAEMNREELEKLTMGSLRKAVVEGNTDEGSVMAGQIIGNIKQIRSVEDIIETTIEEYRHVNLPII, encoded by the coding sequence ATGAATCAAATAACAGAATTATTAGGAATTAAGTATCCGATTTTTCAAGGTGCTATGGCACAAATTTCTATGTCACCTTTAGTGAGTGCTGTTTCAAATGCAGGCGGCTTAGGCATTATCGCAACAGGAAGTATGAGTGTCGATAAACTAAGAGAAGAGATTCTTAAAACACAACAATTAACAGATAAACCTTTTGCTGTTAATTTAATGTTAATGATGGCTAACTGTGAAGAAATAGTTGATTTGGTTATTGAGCTGGGTGTTAAAATTGTTACGACAGGTGCTGGAACACCGAAACGTTTCATGCCTAAATTAAAAGAAGCAGGAATTATTGTTATTCCGGTTGTCCCTAGTGTGAAACTAGCTAAGAAAATGGAAGAGCTTGGGGTGGATGCTCTTGTGGTAGAAGGAACTGAAGCGGGAGGGCATATTGGTGAAGTTGCTACATTGCCTTTAGTGACTTCAGTGGTCCAATCAGTCTCTATTCCAGTTGTAGCGGCAGGTGGATTTTCAGATGGTCGTGGATTAGCAGCAGCGTTTGCTTTAGGGGCATCAGGTATCCAAATGGGAACAGCTTTTCTTGCCTCTAAAGAATGCCCGATTCCTGATTCATACAAAGAGAAAATAGTGTCATCAGTTGAAACAGATACTGTGGTAACAGGAAGGAGCCAAGGTGCTCCAGTTAGAAGTATTCTGAATAAGATGACTCTAAAATATATCGAGATGGAAAAAGCTGAGATGAATCGCGAAGAGTTGGAAAAACTAACAATGGGTTCTCTAAGAAAAGCAGTAGTAGAAGGAAATACAGATGAGGGTTCTGTTATGGCAGGACAAATTATAGGCAATATTAAACAGATTAGAAGTGTGGAAGACATTATCGAAACAACCATAGAGGAATATCGACATGTAAATTTACCAATAATTTAA
- the add gene encoding adenosine deaminase has protein sequence MLKKSDIHSFPKAELHCHLDGSIRPETLQKIAKAQGLSISDNVAEVSLHMQAPPTCQNLVEYLTCFDFVLPYLQTKEALEMAAFDVMEQAAEDGIRYIEIRFAPSLSMEKGLSVEEIIESVAKGVADAEAQYNVHGNLLVIGMKTGELALIESIFSKTLALKNEKVVGFDLAGAEEDHFIDDYSDVLKVVTDSGEVPLTLHAGECGCVHNVFSAIKSGAKRIGHGIALKGKIVEQQELANHDVCIEGCPTSNVQTRAINSFKDYPLREWLENDVTFCINTDNKTVSNTTLSKEYDILRENFELTPVELCQLNKNAMTYSFAEKALKEKILNEMDTYTFS, from the coding sequence GTGTTAAAAAAATCAGATATTCACTCGTTCCCAAAAGCTGAGTTACATTGTCATTTAGATGGTTCTATTCGACCAGAAACGTTACAAAAAATAGCCAAAGCACAAGGGTTATCAATTAGTGATAATGTAGCAGAAGTTTCTTTACATATGCAAGCGCCACCAACTTGTCAAAATTTAGTTGAGTATTTAACTTGTTTTGATTTTGTTTTACCCTATCTTCAAACAAAAGAGGCACTTGAAATGGCAGCTTTTGATGTAATGGAACAGGCAGCTGAAGATGGTATTCGTTATATTGAAATTCGTTTTGCTCCTAGTTTGTCTATGGAAAAAGGGTTGAGCGTTGAAGAAATTATCGAATCGGTTGCTAAAGGAGTAGCAGATGCTGAAGCTCAGTATAACGTTCATGGTAATTTATTAGTCATTGGAATGAAAACAGGTGAACTAGCTTTAATTGAATCAATCTTCTCAAAAACATTAGCCTTAAAAAATGAAAAAGTAGTTGGATTTGATTTAGCAGGTGCTGAAGAAGATCATTTTATAGATGACTACTCAGATGTTTTAAAAGTAGTCACAGATTCTGGAGAGGTTCCACTAACACTTCATGCAGGGGAATGTGGTTGCGTCCACAACGTATTTAGTGCGATTAAATCAGGTGCTAAACGAATTGGTCATGGCATTGCTTTGAAAGGTAAAATAGTAGAACAACAAGAATTAGCCAATCATGATGTTTGTATTGAAGGATGTCCAACAAGTAATGTCCAAACAAGAGCAATTAATTCTTTTAAAGATTATCCATTGAGAGAATGGCTAGAAAACGATGTGACGTTTTGTATTAATACAGATAATAAAACAGTTTCTAACACAACGCTCTCAAAAGAATACGATATTTTAAGAGAAAACTTTGAGTTAACACCAGTAGAGTTGTGTCAGCTTAATAAGAATGCAATGACTTATTCATTTGCTGAAAAAGCATTAAAAGAGAAGATTTTGAATGAAATGGACACTTATACTTTTAGTTAA
- a CDS encoding NADPH-dependent FMN reductase, whose translation MKFGIILGSTREGRVSPQVGEYIKEIAKQRNEHEFEIVDVKEFDLPFMGTGEPNLKWNETIKNLDGYIFITQEYNHGLSASLKNALDSAREEWFNKAAGIVSYGSGGGIRAAEQLRVILSEQKVASVRTNPAFNLFTDFENFTTFKPGDHMAAGVNDMLDELISWSEAFKTIR comes from the coding sequence ATGAAATTTGGCATTATTTTAGGAAGTACACGTGAGGGACGCGTCAGTCCGCAAGTTGGGGAATACATTAAAGAAATAGCAAAACAAAGAAATGAACATGAGTTTGAAATTGTTGATGTGAAAGAGTTTGACTTACCATTTATGGGAACGGGAGAACCTAATCTTAAATGGAATGAAACTATCAAAAACTTAGATGGATATATTTTTATTACACAAGAATACAACCATGGTCTTTCAGCATCACTAAAAAATGCATTAGATAGCGCTCGTGAAGAGTGGTTTAATAAAGCAGCTGGTATTGTTAGTTATGGTTCAGGTGGAGGAATTCGTGCTGCAGAGCAATTACGAGTTATCTTATCAGAGCAAAAAGTAGCAAGTGTTCGTACTAATCCTGCTTTTAATTTATTTACTGATTTTGAAAACTTTACGACATTTAAACCAGGAGATCATATGGCTGCTGGAGTGAATGACATGTTAGATGAGTTAATTAGTTGGTCTGAAGCATTTAAAACAATTAGATAA
- a CDS encoding YccF domain-containing protein: MKFLGNIIWLIFGGLTGAISWFLAGCLWSITIIGIPVGMQCFKIAGLSLWPFGKRVVYNGGGMSFIVNIIWILVSGWALALGHVISGVLLCITIVGIPFGKQSFKLAQLALMPFGADVVSSNNYYMS; this comes from the coding sequence ATGAAATTCTTAGGAAATATTATTTGGCTTATTTTTGGTGGCCTTACTGGAGCAATATCTTGGTTTTTAGCTGGCTGTTTATGGAGTATTACAATTATCGGTATTCCAGTTGGGATGCAGTGTTTTAAAATAGCTGGACTAAGCTTGTGGCCATTTGGTAAGAGAGTTGTTTATAATGGTGGCGGTATGTCATTTATTGTTAATATCATTTGGATTTTAGTTAGTGGGTGGGCGCTAGCGCTAGGTCATGTGATAAGTGGCGTATTACTTTGTATCACGATTGTAGGTATTCCATTTGGTAAACAAAGCTTTAAATTAGCTCAACTGGCTTTAATGCCTTTTGGTGCAGATGTTGTTTCTTCAAATAATTATTATATGAGTTAA
- a CDS encoding sugar O-acetyltransferase — protein MRTEKEKMLQEDLYVAGDSELREDAKRSRQITRIFNQTTEEQIDYRMTLLKDLFKETGENIYMEPPFRCDYGSNISIGNNFYANFDCIFLDVAEIKIGENVMFGPKVNLLTPGHPIDAEVRNSGLEFGRKITIGDNVWFGGNVTVNPGVTIGSNTIIGSGSVVTKNIPDNVIAAGNPCRIIRPITDEDKKHWKEKQEAYWNEVNQEN, from the coding sequence ATGCGAACTGAAAAAGAAAAAATGCTACAAGAAGATTTATATGTTGCAGGAGACTCTGAACTTAGAGAGGATGCAAAGCGCAGCCGTCAAATTACAAGAATTTTTAATCAAACAACAGAAGAGCAAATTGATTATAGAATGACCCTTTTAAAAGATTTATTTAAAGAAACAGGGGAGAATATCTACATGGAACCACCCTTTAGATGTGATTATGGTTCAAATATATCAATTGGTAATAATTTCTATGCTAATTTTGACTGTATTTTTCTAGATGTAGCAGAGATTAAAATTGGTGAAAATGTTATGTTTGGTCCTAAAGTTAACTTACTAACACCAGGGCACCCAATTGATGCAGAAGTAAGAAATTCTGGTTTAGAATTTGGCCGAAAAATTACAATTGGAGATAATGTTTGGTTTGGAGGCAATGTAACAGTCAATCCAGGAGTGACGATTGGAAGTAACACCATTATTGGTTCTGGTTCTGTTGTGACAAAAAATATTCCCGATAACGTAATAGCAGCAGGGAACCCATGTCGCATCATTCGTCCAATCACAGATGAAGATAAGAAACATTGGAAAGAAAAACAAGAAGCTTATTGGAACGAAGTAAATCAAGAAAACTAA
- a CDS encoding DUF4809 family protein, with translation MKEAKIIRAVDLINGGCNACPTVKSEVFILELNDLNRPLENLDVASLIMTVALANGYKQHQEYDMAEDYDVYKNGTNEVSVIPEYDQLVFKKGFSQQKVANNYQEPAELFKVVNNLLTQYFDLEGLDFKIENQD, from the coding sequence ATGAAAGAAGCAAAAATTATTCGTGCAGTGGATTTAATTAACGGAGGGTGTAATGCTTGTCCAACGGTGAAAAGTGAAGTTTTTATTTTAGAGTTAAATGATTTGAATCGTCCTCTTGAAAACTTAGATGTAGCCTCTTTAATTATGACAGTGGCATTAGCTAATGGTTATAAGCAACATCAAGAATATGATATGGCTGAAGATTATGACGTGTATAAAAATGGAACAAATGAAGTATCAGTGATTCCAGAGTATGACCAATTGGTTTTTAAAAAAGGATTTTCACAGCAAAAAGTTGCTAATAATTACCAAGAACCAGCAGAATTGTTTAAAGTAGTTAATAATTTATTAACACAGTATTTCGATTTGGAAGGTTTAGATTTTAAAATTGAAAATCAAGATTAA
- a CDS encoding helix-turn-helix domain-containing protein, translating into MNKDYQISYEVVSKSCEKTYTNLTCLLVVKGQLFLRTNTKQLTLKSGDFFFINMNEHVEVEPVDKELTKVFKLSISNVYLLRHYEDFLTSQFNCHSLLTDPDDLNFVAQMKHHLFQLILNFFSGEKSKYLKSTIHLQELLLILVERFKVNIFNTRTFQYNEKLNTVFEYIHSHYREPITLGEVARECFMSTSSLSRLFQEHTGIKFNHYVNRLRIQMSLNDLLYTQDSVDQIASNYGFSNSKTYRSQFSRFFEESPTEYKRNFYKKETTIVEKKAAIELEELVSNDDLELLQKFMEVKTEKVNITESKSQKTTLQIDSVQNKPLVHSDVIIHIHSLEDLFLEEVKKQIITIKEEIGCHYIGIQNLFKVAPSSYTVFEQTRMSLFSPFSRFDTVVDFIRTNHFGVYYQLNLKDYDQITSFYNKDHQEFFKYIEYMTRNEFLPNWRISIQFERWEVAKSVKSFKELRGKIKKINDCIQVGVGLPTGYPNYAFRNETEELLFREEILNIAEFVSYKSEPNYTIKDPDLSKYELFTSKDVQKMKNILSSWGVDLPFILSEWNTLTGSTRYTNSYFFRAALIVHDLQKLDLLVDSYGFWLNTYLFEGNHCNIDSVKYDGLEVFHYYNCRRPVFFALSLYKRLKGQIVATGDHFILTTVNGHYQLLTWNAQYISPNLATNESYLKSKVLELEIHSSTVPNGLYQIKKFTLSKEHGAVAYSYNRFSSQQILDEESHQYLSRISHPKMNVFDKQFTDGLHMSCYLEANNICLYEFLKIDD; encoded by the coding sequence ATGAATAAAGATTATCAAATTTCATATGAAGTAGTATCAAAATCTTGTGAAAAAACATATACTAATTTAACTTGCCTTTTAGTTGTTAAGGGACAACTTTTTCTAAGAACAAATACAAAGCAATTAACATTAAAATCAGGGGATTTTTTCTTTATCAATATGAATGAGCATGTTGAAGTTGAACCGGTAGATAAAGAGTTGACTAAAGTATTTAAGTTGTCTATATCTAACGTTTACTTACTTAGGCACTATGAGGATTTTTTAACAAGCCAGTTTAATTGCCATTCTTTATTAACAGATCCAGATGATTTGAATTTTGTAGCTCAGATGAAGCATCATTTATTTCAGTTAATTTTAAACTTCTTTAGTGGGGAAAAATCAAAATATTTAAAATCAACAATTCATCTCCAAGAGCTCTTATTAATTTTGGTTGAACGTTTTAAAGTTAACATTTTTAATACAAGAACTTTTCAATATAATGAAAAATTAAATACTGTTTTTGAATATATTCATTCTCATTACCGGGAACCAATAACATTAGGAGAAGTCGCTAGAGAATGCTTTATGTCAACTTCTTCATTATCTCGTCTGTTCCAAGAACACACTGGTATTAAATTTAATCACTATGTTAATCGGCTTAGAATTCAAATGAGTTTAAATGATTTGCTTTATACGCAAGATTCTGTAGATCAGATAGCTAGTAACTATGGTTTCTCTAATAGCAAAACTTATCGTTCTCAATTTAGTCGTTTCTTTGAAGAGTCTCCAACTGAATACAAACGAAATTTTTATAAAAAAGAAACAACTATTGTTGAGAAAAAGGCAGCTATTGAATTAGAAGAATTGGTTTCAAATGATGATTTAGAACTCTTACAAAAATTTATGGAAGTGAAGACTGAAAAAGTAAATATAACAGAATCAAAATCTCAGAAAACAACTCTACAAATTGATTCCGTTCAAAATAAACCACTGGTTCATTCAGATGTTATTATTCATATACATAGTTTAGAAGATTTATTCTTAGAAGAGGTAAAAAAACAAATTATAACGATTAAAGAGGAGATTGGTTGTCACTATATCGGGATTCAGAATCTTTTTAAAGTTGCACCTAGTTCTTATACTGTTTTTGAACAAACACGAATGTCACTTTTTTCTCCATTTAGTCGATTTGATACTGTGGTTGATTTTATTCGAACAAATCATTTTGGTGTTTATTATCAATTAAATCTAAAAGATTACGATCAAATAACATCATTTTACAATAAAGATCATCAAGAATTTTTTAAGTACATTGAATATATGACTAGAAATGAATTTTTACCTAATTGGCGTATCTCTATTCAATTTGAACGATGGGAAGTTGCTAAGAGTGTTAAGTCTTTTAAAGAATTAAGAGGAAAAATAAAAAAAATAAATGATTGCATCCAAGTAGGAGTAGGATTACCAACGGGATATCCTAATTATGCATTTAGAAATGAAACGGAAGAGTTGCTATTTAGAGAAGAGATTTTAAATATAGCAGAATTTGTTTCCTATAAATCAGAGCCTAACTACACTATTAAGGATCCTGATTTATCTAAATATGAGTTGTTTACTTCAAAAGATGTCCAAAAAATGAAAAATATTTTATCAAGCTGGGGAGTCGACCTACCATTTATTTTATCTGAATGGAACACCTTAACTGGTAGTACAAGGTATACAAATAGTTACTTCTTTCGAGCAGCTCTCATTGTTCATGATCTTCAAAAACTTGATTTGTTAGTTGATAGTTATGGGTTTTGGTTAAATACTTATTTATTTGAAGGAAACCATTGTAATATAGATTCTGTAAAATATGATGGTTTGGAAGTATTTCATTATTATAATTGCCGTAGACCAGTATTCTTTGCTCTTAGTTTATATAAACGTCTAAAAGGGCAAATTGTAGCAACAGGAGATCATTTTATTTTGACAACAGTTAACGGACATTATCAATTGTTGACTTGGAATGCTCAATATATTTCTCCTAATTTAGCGACAAATGAGAGTTATTTAAAGAGTAAAGTGCTTGAATTAGAAATCCATAGTTCTACAGTTCCAAATGGGTTGTATCAAATAAAAAAATTCACTCTAAGTAAAGAGCATGGGGCAGTTGCCTATTCATATAATCGCTTTTCAAGTCAGCAAATATTAGATGAAGAATCTCACCAGTATTTGTCGCGTATTTCACACCCTAAAATGAATGTATTTGATAAACAGTTTACAGATGGGTTACATATGTCTTGTTATTTAGAAGCTAACAATATTTGTTTATACGAATTTCTAAAAATAGATGACTAA